In the Pogona vitticeps strain Pit_001003342236 chromosome 2, PviZW2.1, whole genome shotgun sequence genome, CCCATGCTGCAGCACCATCTGTGCAGGGAGGAGCGCATCCCTCCGGAAACCCACCGACAtggagaagtttggcccagcaccccggTGACTTCAACAGACTTTGGGCGGGAGTTTGTAATGGACAGTTATGGCTTGTTGCCAGAATTAAGTGTTTTCAATCCAATCATGAATAGTGCTGATCGTCATGTAAATAATAAAGATAGAGATGTTAGAATTAAGAAGAcatctcctgtgatatttcccgcGCAAAAtgagttgtcaaaatttgaaactgaacccgATCTTACCCAGACGGTGGAATCCAGAGCCGCCCAGAAGCAGCCAGTGAGATGGCCCTGTCTCTGGTCTTGAGGTTCTGAAGGTGGAAGGGCCTCGTACAGGAGAGCCTTTCCTAGATGCCCTAGTCAAATTTGTATGGGAGAATATGGTCTTTCAGATGGCTGGGCTTtgtaggtcataaccagcacttttaTTTGTATCTGGAAATGGACGAATAGCCAATTAAACTATAAGGAGAGAGTTATACGTTCTCTGTTGCTGACCCTGGTCAGACGTCTGGCTTTAGTATTTCAGATCAGATGAAACTACTGGACAGTTTTCGAAGAGAACTCCACTTAGAGTATGTAATGGTATtccaagcaggatgtaactaaggcaggtGTCACCACCCCCAGACATCTCCAGGAGCCTGTACTGCTGGTGCACTAGCTTTACCTGTGCAAATGTGCTCCTGGCTTCTGTTGCCACCTGGTCATTCAGGATCAAGGCTGAATCAAGGAGACTATCCAGGCTACAaatctgagttttcagggggaatgtaaccccatcttGAACAGATTGAATACCATTTCATGATCTGTCCTTTGACACACCTCTCTCTTGTCCATAACAGTCACCAGGCACTGGTTTTGAACCagacagcttcctcagatttagatggaaaagagagataAAGCTTAGGGACAATCTCTGGACAGATTTGTGATAGCACGTGACTTTCACGCAATGTCTCCTGCAAGACGTTTTGCAAAAGCACTCTGAATTGGTTATTGATACATGGTGCAAAGACAATTACTGGTgtgtaaaaaaaattcagaccttataatttatgttttttttaatgaagtttgGCCATTTAAAGAAGATAAAGATCTGAGAACTAATAGAGCTGTGAGAGCAACTTCAGGTGCAATCTTGAAGCAAGCAATGGGATTGGATCACTTTGGATCTTGAATGTCTAGCTTGCATCACATATTCAAGGATTTTTGTCTAGAAGGTTAAGCCAGGCATGTGATCCGATATGAACTAGGGAGCTTAACTCCCTGAATTCAAGGAGAACTGCATTTTAAGATGAAGTAAACAGACGAGGGCTGCAGACCTCTAACACTTAATTGTGGGTAAGCCCGAGTGAAAGTAGACTGAACGAGCGTAGGCCTGAGCCGCACCCTTTATTGCCATAACTGTTTTCCAACATCCACCCGGTGAAATAGGAAACATCGGTTCTTTAAAAAGGATTCCCAAGATGGAGAGGCATCACTGTTTACTGAACTTGTACAAATGTCAGCGATACAAGGATACATTTTTTAACATGCCACCTAATGGAGGAACTCACAAAGCCTACTATTTGCTCACAGGGCTTGTATTGACAAAAGAAGTGAAATAAAGAAAGAGGGCAGCTCTCGCTGTTCTTCCACAAATAACCTCCTTCTTTACTGAAATAATCTGTTCCTGACAGGCCAGTGACCTTTTGTCTGCTGGCGCATTTCAGGTGCATATGAAGCACAAGCAAAAGGGAGGGGTGCTGGTTTGTTTTTGAAGTCGAGATTTAAACTGTCCTGGCTATCTATTCCTTTAAAAGGGTACATTGTAGTTCTAGATAGGACATGAGGAGTCTCCAAAGGGACGTTCGGTAAAACAATTATGTCCATGCTATTTTTTTCAGAGTGATGCAGCTTTCCAGAAACCTCTGGGAGTACCCCAGATTTTTAATCTCATCACCTTAGACACATATTTAGCTTCTAGCTACCAAGTCCAGTCATCAGCCCACCAAGGAATTTCATGAATGTACGAACTAGCCTTctggtgttttgctttgtttttttgagtCAGTTTGACACCATTACTCTAGATGTTAACAGGGTAAGGCCAAACTTCTGTTCACACAATGGGGAACAAGACTCTCATGGGAAGCGCATGAGCAGTACACAAGTGTGGTCCTACCCTCCCACTCATGTTCCTGCACAATGACATACAGAGGCACATGGCTCTTTGATTCTGGAGTGAATGTATCACAGTCCATCATGACAACTTGTAGGCACTGTTAACCCCATCTACCCTGAATTTGTCCAGTCCTTTTCCAAAGCTGTCCAAGCTGGCAGCTGTCACTACTACTCGTGGGGGCAAAGTTGAACTATGCTTTGTCCTTTTGTACCTGTAGGCGGGGAGGTCTGTATTTGCATGGAGGCACTTTGAGAATGTATTTTACCCATTTAATTATCCCTGTGTATAAAACGTTACATGTTTACCAAACAGTAGGATGCCGTAGTAGCAGGGGGCACCACTTGTTTAGGTTCTGTGGGCTTCTTGAGTGCATGTATTAGGACAACTGGTTTAAGATCTTACATCGGGTGTGGAATTTCCTTCTGATGATTCAAAAACATCAGCACTGGGGACTGCAAATAATGACTGGAGCTGTGAATTTATATTCTGTGCTGATAGTTCAATTAGATATTTCATTATGTCTTTTATAATATTCTCACTTCTCTTTTCTCTAGTTCTGCCAGTCCCAAGAATGACGAGGAAGATCTTCACCAACAGCAGGGAGAGGTGGAGACAACAAAACGTTAACAGTGCATTTGCCAAGCTGAGGAAgctcattcccacccacccaccagacAAGAAGCTGAGTAAGAATGAGACCCTTCGCTTGGCCATGAGATACATCAACTTCCTTGTCAAAGTGCTTGGGGAGCAAGGCCTACAGCAGACAGGGATGGCCCCACGAGGAAGGATACTGGGGCTGTTCCAGCAGAGtccaagtttggaaagcatggaAGACTTGACTCTCATTGAAGACTCTGAGGTCCCTTCTCCCAACACAAGCAGCAATGTCCCCGAGTGCTGGTCAGACGCATCCTCTCCATGATGGGCCACTCGTCAGGGCTGTAGTCCTGGTAGTCATTTGATAGCTCCCCTTTATACAAGTTGTGAGTTGTTTgcctttgtacagtatttatttatttatttattcattaattcattcactCTTTTATCAAGTGAACTTTTTGTCATGGGTTctttggaagatggtggttttCAGTAATCATAACAGGAATATTTTATCTCTGGAAGTTAAACAAGATACCAACAGTAAAACTTCGCCCAAAGAGCTTTGATTTCACAGTCTTTGATATGATCAGTAGAAAACCATTCATGGGACATGGCGCTTGCTAGGGCTGCTTCTTTATTTATTCTAATGTTTCTTAAAAGGTGTGGATTCAAatgtgattacagtggtgccctgcaagacgatgttaattcattccattgaaattgctgttttgcgaaaacatcatattgcgaaaagcatttccccattggaatgcattgaaatctgtttaatgcattccaatgggggaaaatcgttgtcgtccagcgaaaattgcccataggaaagccattttgtgaagcactgATCAGcagtaaaatcgctgtcttgtgaaaaacggacatactgatcagctgtaaaaatcatcatcttgcgaaaaacggtctgtgaagcacggaccaaatcatcatccagcgaaatcccccataggaaaaaccgttttgcgaatcgctatagcgatcgcaaaaagtcatcatcctgCAGATTACCCATTTTGCGGATTAATTGTCTAGTGGGTCCCCACTGTATTTTCCAGAAGGGGGAATGATATAAACTGGACTTGTGCATTTGGCAAAAGAGTCCACTCCTACTTTTAGCTGTAATCAGAAATCTCAAAGagtctttgaaaagaaaagaatccatACCATCTAAATTTACCAAATGGAACTGATCGTAATAGCTCTGAAGTGTTAATTGAAGCACAGTTTGAAAAACAATAATTCTGTTTGCTTTCAACATTTTATAACCAAGTgatattaaaggaaaatggaATCACGTTACTTCTTGGTATCAGTATTCACTGAAAATAAGTGTTTTATAGGTTTATCCCTTGAATTACTTGAGTAAGAATTACCTGCTTATAGTACGGTCTGGGGAAATCTCATTCTTCCAGACTactagaatcccccagccaatatAGGATCACATCTCGTGTGGATGTGGTAGATCTAGATGGATGATTGATTGACTTTCAGTTAAACTTGGGCCCTACCACAGTGGAATCCAAGGAAGGGCAGTTTTTGAGGAGGCTTGTTTCTTAAAGGATTCTTTAAGAAGGGTTGACTGAATAATCCAGAAATAAAACacggcagaacttggaaaagttccattttttttactacaaattacagttgaaaaaaaaacttttccaatcGGTTCAGCATAGATACAGTAAAACTAACACCACCCTGTTCCTAGAGGAGGTTCATTGGAAAGGAATccttaaaagaaacaacaagtAACTTTGCCTGTAGAGGCACACTGTGGGCTCACAGCAGCTTTTAAGAATGCAATTAATTACTCTGTTACTCACGTTACACTTGTGTAGGCTCCAAAGCAGAGTGTGGGAATTATAGACCTAAAGCAGGTGTGGGCAATATATATGCCAGTCTCATGATCCCTCACCAGTGGCTACAGTAGCTAAGGCAGTAGCCAACAACATGGAGGGTCAGATATTAAAGTTTCAGATGTTAAAACATCCACTGATCTCAGTTAGACTTCAAAGTGTTTTATGTTTTTAGTcatttttcttcatctttaagGTAATGGCTATGAAATTACCCTCAAACAGTAGTTGCCACTTGAAAGAAAAAGCTAGTCAGCAGTACTGTATTATAATATCAGTTTTTAGAAAAATATGCGCTTTTCCTGCATAGGTGATGCCCATGAAAGGGTGATGCTGTCACTAGGAGAAGGAAATGTTctataattaaagacttctccctTGTCTCTGCAGCTCATCTGACCTGCAAGTAATTTGTTTCATTGTATCGAAGCTGTGGGAGCCATGGGACggaaggaggaaatctttaattatcaAGCACTGCTGCCATTGGATGACATTACTAATAAGGGGAGATTTGGGGTTCTTAAAGACTTTTTCCTTCAACCATGTGGCTGTCACTGTTTCCACACAATGAAACTGTGAAGCCTGaataaacaaaagagaagaaatctaTGTGTATATGAAGGGACCATGGCACTACATGAAACACGCAAGAACACACCTCTAATCAGAccacacagaatacagtttggaaatataaaacacagccagatttatacatatatgtacatgtttcttgttccctcaaagagtttctgtaaaggaataaggctggccaAGTTTTCCTTCACCGGGGCAGGTTATCTCAccttccaatctagattggaggaGCAAAACAGACACAGCTGGATTTTTGTCTCTCTTCCTCCAGGCAAATACCAGGACCAATGTTACGTAAATTGAACTCCAGCATCTTTCctatacaaacattatttcctatcaccttggaagtttccaaccttgtaacctctttgcaagataatgaAGTGTTTTCCTGTCAATGAATACAACAGTGTAAACATGTATCCCCATAATTGCTGTCTGTTCAcccaccctgttgtaaaattccatCCTTCCTGTGATTCTCACTCAAAGTTTTGGGTTCCTTTGTAACCCCATACCTTCTGCCAACAGGTCATGAGCCACCCATTCCTCCACCCCTTCCCTTGTGTAACCAACATTATAAAAGTCCTAGTCTTCCTGTGCATGGCATGGTTGTTCCTGtctacacttggaggcatgacgTCCATCACACTTTTTACccagctaaataaaacagcaaaagtAATTTGAACTCTCTCAAGTCAAGATTTATTGGCAATTTATTTTGACTTGGAAAGTCTAGGGGCTAGCCTGGACTCAACATATATGTTCTCTCACATAGGATTCATCAGGAGACTGATACAGGCATGGAGCTCTTTTGTATATGCCCTGTTACATGCATTTGCAGGAGTCTGTCTGGACGGATACTATTGCTCGCTTAACCACTGGAAAACAGGCATGGACTCATGTTACTCTCCCaccatttcttccttcttctttttttgcaaaatctGCCTAGTCTGCTCTGCTGACTTTGCTAAACAGGATTTTTTCCTCACTCTTGACCAGGGTTTGGCAATCACCTTCACATCCTATTGAGGGATGAGAGCTTTGGTTAGTGTATACAGTGTTGCAATGCTGAGTCATTATAAATGTAATGCAAAACCATGAAAAATGTTATGCCAGATAGAAAAGGATATGTGTGAATATTAAACCTGCTTCCAAATTGTTAATCAGGGTTAAGAGATAGGTATTCTTATGTGCCCAATGTACTGCTCTGTTCAGTTCTGTTTATTTGACTTCTGATTTGCTTTAAGACTGCCACACTGGGTTTGTTGTAGCTCAGTCACACATATAGGATAGGTTATTCATTGCCAAGCGCTTCCTGGATCGTTTAAAATGCTTTCCCCTGTTGACTCTAATGTAAGTTCATGGGAAAACAGGAGAAATCCCCTGGCTTCGATTCTGGCTACAGTTCCTTGGATCTAAGTTTTAGTCAATCCATCAGCTTGCCATTTGTTCATATGGAATTGTTGTTTATGTCTATTGGcttaatttctaattttttttccaggacagTTTGAGGAAATAACTCAATAACAGATTTTTAGACATTAGTCCCACCCCGAGGTTGCTGGGCTTTGGATAAAGGCCCAATTTGAAATGTCATCTCTGCCATTCAGTTGGATTTGGTATTGAGCAAATTATTCTTTGCCTGCCTGGACAGATATTATTGGCCTGCTGTAAGACTAGATGACATAAAAATGGCAGGGCAATCACACTGCAGTCCTTTATGCCTGCCCTTGTTCAACTCCAAAAATTTAGGAATGAGTACACTACAAACTATTCAAAGAGGGAATTAGAAGTGTTAAAAAGCAATAAATGGTCACTTTTTAACATGTACCTCATATGTATCTGGAGAACTAATTTTATTCTACTGCATAATTGGAAACCAAATATAGATAGGGCATCTGAACAGGAGTTCAATCACTCTGTTATTTCCAGATATTGGGTGAGTTTCAACAGCTAACTTTTCTGAGGATCCACTGATTTTAGACCACAGCTCTGTCATATACAGATTGACAGTGCAGTCTCAACTGCCTGCACGCTTTAGAATAAACCACACCTCTTGTTGTGGCAAAACCCCTCAATACTGGCTGATCTCAGGGATCTGCCAGCAGAATTGCTCTGCTACCTAAGATCTGCCAGCAGACGAGCCAAAGGGagaagaaagcgggggggggggaatggagcacAGTAAGACGTAAGTCAtgccagctctacatctcttctAGTTGAGGAACATAGCTGCTCTGTTGGCACAAAGTTAGGTCAAGATGAGTGTAGGCTTAAGTAACTCACAACATCCCTACACTGGTAGGAGATTGGATTCAACATAGTTTGAGGTGACCCTCAGACCTCTTGGCCTGGTGTAAATTTTGATGAGACCTTAGGGACTGAATTTTGTCATGACTACAAAAGTTACTGCTTTTTAATTGATGTCTTAATGCAAGGTAGTAACATTTTCGGGATACTAATCATTAGATCTAGAAACATCTTTGCCTGAAGATATATATTATAGGGTATTTTCAGCAACAAAAGCCTATTTAAAATGTGAAGAGATTGTGAAGTAGCTATAAATGCTGATGCTATCTCCTGACAGCTCCATTCTTCAGTGCAACTTCAGTGATTAAAGTCATTTTAATTTGGTACTAATCTGATTCCCTGTGCTAGTGCTGGGACTGTCTATTCATTCATTTACTGCTAATGATTAAAACCTATTCGAAAAACAACAAGCAAATTGATATGTATTCATTCTTTTAAGTACAAACATTTTCTGGTGCAAAGCAGGAGGTAGCTATTTAGTGTTATGGAGGCAGAAGCTACCATTTCTAAGAAATTCTGCCTAATTttataaaaaaggggaaaatagtGTCTATCTACTGTTGATGTGCAACTTACGTTTTAACTAGACTTATCCACCAAAGATTTGTTTTGTCAGCACTTTTTATGTTTCTGATTCCTTTCTGTATAAGTATGAAAAAAATATGGTgcagctgagattttttttctgtatgctATGCTATTTAATGGCTAATAtattaagaaataaattatttagaaaaaaaagtcactttaTGTCTTCTGTTAAAAGTGACATGTTTTCATGGGGAAAGTTTGTTACCGTTGGAAGGTAGTGGTTTTCCAGTTTCTTTCAATGATGGGAAAGAGCAGGATTAGCTCTTTGTGGTTACTGTAGTACTTTTTCCAAGAAAAGAGTAGTGGAATTTGAATGCTATAGTCCTGCTTGGAATAAAGAATGTATAAATGTAACACACACAAGGAAACATGGAGGCTACATTAATTCAAACACAACATCAGTGCTGCATCCCAGGATGATGGCAGTTGTTTGCGTAAGCCAGGAATCTTAGAAAACCATGCCCAATCATATTTAAACTCAAcactagatttatttatttatttttattttattttattttatttataccctgcctatctgacccgccggaccactctaggcggcttccaaatataaaatcaaataataaaacatagacaaatacataataatcaaacaagaacagcagtaaaaataaaaaggaaaagtaagaaaaaatcaagagatggctggggggaaggcctgaataaacatccatgtttttaattgggttttaaaggtgcccagcgtgggggccgtgcgaattgccggagggagattgttccacaggcgaggagccaccgccgagaaggcccggtttcgtgtcttctcctttcgggcctctcttggcgtcaggctcctcagcctcacctcctgactcgcgcgggtgatccaggtagaccttggtgggaggaggcgttccgccaaatatcaaaaATAATTTCCCCTACCTAAAATTCAAGacagcaaaaatgtttttttttcagtaccACCTTGAGTGGTAAATGAAAATACCGTGTGCAAAGAGAAACCACCAGCCACAAAAATCCATTCATACGGAATTGGTTGCTCATTACCAAGTCCAAGACCTAGAGAAGGCAATTTTGCACTGTTACTTAGCATACCTATAAAATAATAACATCTCGAAGGACAGACATTATCCACATGTGGAAAAGATAGCAGCCCAAAAGATCAAAGGCCTGACTCAGTTTAAAGcagtttcttattttcttttggtAAAGTATAAGCAAATAAAAGTGAATATTCTTGGGTAATTTTTTTGGtagatatatacacacaaacaagaCCTGACATGTCccaaatcagtggttctcaacctgggataaccccgatgttcttggactgcaactctgagaaaccctggccagcacagctggtagtgaaggcttctgggagttttagtccaagaacacttaggTTACCCCAGGTTGAGAAACCACTGTCCTAAATTAAAGAAAGACTGCACTGAAAACAGTCATCTTGATTTATTTCACAAATCTGTGGACTGCTTTTCAAATGAATGAGCAAAGCAGTGAATGTAGTAATAGCGATCAAGTAAAAtatgatatatatttaaaaagcattcctAGTTTTCGAGAACATGTAATTGCAACTGCCTGAGaacacttcaaagaaaacctgcatACAAAGAAGTTAAAGtgacattttttttaagaaagcaagGCTGTGGACACTTTCGTGATGTCACCTGAGGGAAAATTGCAGAAGGTAACCGCTAAATCATTGTTCCTGGTGCTCAGAAAGCCAAATCCAGGACCACATGAAACCAATAGATATGCTCCCTCTAGAAGCACAAGGATGGCTATGAAGGGGTGGACAGACtcttttggacaacagctcccagaatcccccagccagaagCTGtagttaaaaagtaattttccgtCCTCAGATTCACTTGAGGTTGTTTATGATGCAATTTATCCTTTTCATGGCCTGCATAAGAAATCCAGCATAAGCAAGATGGGTAGAAGTTGATAGCTTCCAGTTATGAGTTCTAGACCTACTCAAATACTACAGTTCTGAATAAATCTCCACACTTTATGTTATTCTTCTACCTATTTCATTTTTACCATAAAGGAATTATATGAGATGACCAAGTGAAGACATGGGTAAGCAACTCCCACATCTGACATGCGCTTTCATCCTTTAACCTTTAAAGGCAAGTGAGAGAATGGGCAGCTTAACTGCTGACCTGTGAGGTCAAAGGTCGTCTAAAAGTCACAAAGTGAAATCCAAAAGCTGGAGAGATAAAATGACTCTAaattcatcctttttttttcatggccaTGATTGTACTTTTAAAACAGCAGGTGctaaaagggaaaccaaaaggaaagaaggaggtgagtaaaaataaaagaaagatttAACATTGATACAAGACACCAGCTACACCCATGAATTTTTGATAGAATGGCTACATTGGAAATGAAGGTCCAGCTGCTGTACCTTTACACAGCTTTTTTTCAAAGCCTGGCAATTATCCCCTGCAGAAATTCCTTGTTTTCTAATCTGTTAAGGGAACAAAATATTAAGGGGGCATCTTCTGTTCATCTCAGGTCCCTCTCCACAACTTGCAACTCATCACACCAAACACAGCCCACCCTCCCCAGAGTAGCGCCTCTCAGAGGCCTGATGAACCTgaccaaatgtatttatttatccacTATAATTCTGATCTTGTCTTTCCACCAAGGACCTCAAGGCAGTGTGCGTGGCTCTTTTCCCTCCCTATTTATCTTCCCAACAAGCACTTGAAGTGGGTCAAGCTCAAGGATACTGACTGGTCCAAGGCCATTCAGCAAagttcatggctgagtggggaatttGGTGAAACTGTATCTTCCAATTCCTCCCCTAACATTGTAACTGTTGCACCACAGTGGCTGTCTTGTTTGGCCAGAACTGTGAAACAAGGGATGTTGCAAGCATCATGAACGGGCACGTCATAATTCATGGCTTGTGACTTATAGTCAGCTTTGTGGGTCTCAAATTATACAGCTTTTTCCTCCCATGTATTAAAAAATGGAGTAAAAAGACCTTAAGACCTCAGTTGACATTCATGGATGCTACCCCTCAGAACTCTGGTGAAGGCTTCTATTGCTACAATTTAAGTTAAtgacttaaatatttcacttaactTTTGGTGGCCAGAGATAGGGAACTTTGAGGATGGTGTTTAGAACagctggagccagttgtattATTTGTGATAGTTTTACGACACACAGCTATTCAAATGTAAAGTTCCAGCAATTAGTTTCTGAGGAAATAATTTGtgaaagcagcaacaacagaaatatCTCCATgagatatctggaagttgagtcatggcaactggacttctttcttatgcggttgaaatgttttgctactcatccaagtagcttctccaGTCTGACTTCCAGATAATCttacctggatgattgagaatcttcacagatttccAGGAG is a window encoding:
- the TAL2 gene encoding T-cell acute lymphocytic leukemia protein 2; this translates as MRQKTGIGNWPACQERSTSVSELGEQRATERTFLPGLYVHIFLRSGGFNFEKVLPVPRMTRKIFTNSRERWRQQNVNSAFAKLRKLIPTHPPDKKLSKNETLRLAMRYINFLVKVLGEQGLQQTGMAPRGRILGLFQQSPSLESMEDLTLIEDSEVPSPNTSSNVPECWSDASSP